Proteins found in one Amphiura filiformis chromosome 14, Afil_fr2py, whole genome shotgun sequence genomic segment:
- the LOC140169466 gene encoding 5-hydroxytryptamine receptor 7-like, with translation MDSAYIAEAFDGMILTNLINGSSTGDMNTGCTNKGLMNDTPSQPHRPAMPVIPTSVIITAHSLMFIIGGLGNIGTISTFALDPKLREKASDFIILALAVADSYICLVETTFIVVTEVMGTWIFGDVCCKMRYVMLASCLNAGINLILTLSWDRYLLLAKEYGGYVKMQTRKMIFALIIIAWICAVIPVIAINVKFAWRSSLINVGTHLQCWPASSFSSAYLLTELLLLRCFPIGLVLIFGVLFLIRLRQRLFQSRTSFDGMVMAGTSRVSTGNTDHQEQKAARVLRKRYQKPTIMYAAFVFALILCTTPLSIYAISFTVICPEFCFQLITLDSLILVAYFNSCINPILYALTNRKVRQFYARYLQKVFKTERQRVN, from the coding sequence ATGGATTCTGCTTATATTGCAGAAGCATTTGATGGAATGATTTTGACAAACCTAATCAATGGGTCCTCTACTGGTGATATGAATACAGGTTGCACTAATAAAGGTCTTATGAATGATACCCCATCCCAACCACATCGTCCTGCTATGCCGGTTATTCCAACATCTGTGATAATTACTGCTCATTCTTTGATGTTCATCATTGGCGGTTTGGGTAATATCGGCACCATTTCTACTTTTGCACTGGATCCCAAACTACGTGAAAAGGCGAGCGATTTCATCATCCTTGCACTCGCTGTGGCTGACTCCTACATATGTTTGGTTGAGACCACATTTATTGTTGTTACAGAGGTAATGGGTACCTGGATTTTTGGCGATGTTTGCTGCAAAATGCGATATGTAATGCTGGCCTCTTGTCTTAACGCTGGAATAAACTTGATTCTTACTCTAAGCTGGGATCGTTATCTCTTGCTTGCAAAAGAGTATGGTGGCTATGTGAAAATGCAGACAAGAAAGATGATATTTGCCCTTATAATCATAGCCTGGATATGCGCAGTGATCCCTGTAATTGCTATCAATGTGAAGTTTGCATGGAGAAGTTCCTTAATAAACGTTGGTACGCATCTACAATGTTGGCCTGCTTCATCTTTCAGTTCAGCGTACCTGCTGACAGAGCTCCTCCTGTTGCGGTGTTTCCCGATCGGACTTGTTCTTATATTTGGAGTCCTGTTTCTAATCCGCTTGCGACAACGTCTTTTTCAGTCACGGACAAGTTTCGACGGTATGGTTATGGCTGGAACGTCGCGGGTGAGTACAGGGAACACAGATCATCAGGAGCAAAAGGCTGCCCGAGTTCTGCGTAAACGTTACCAAAAACCGACCATCATGTACGCTGCTTTTGTCTTCGCACTTATCCTCTGCACTACCCCTCTCTCTATCTACGCAATCAGCTTTACTGTGATTTGTCCTGAGTTCTGTTTTCAGTTGATTACACTGGATAGTCTGATTCTAGTGGCATACTTTAACTCCTGTATTAATCCGATTTTGTATGCACTAACTAATAGGAAAGTGAGACAATTTTATGCCAGGTACCTACAAAAGGTGTTCAAGACTGAGAGACAGAGGGTGAACTAA